GCCGAGCGTCCAGGCGGCGCCGAGAAGGCCGCGCTGGCGGGGATCGTTGAAATTCATGGCCTGCCGGATATTGCCGGGATTGACCATCGGCGCCTCGCCATAGGGGTTCATGCGCATGCCGATGGCGCTCGGCCCCACGGCCCAGGGTTTGCCTGCGGCGATGGCTTCAGCCGACAGCGCCATGGCAGGCAGGGATTCCAGCCCTTCGGTGATGGAGTGATCATCGCCGGCATGAAGCATCGCCGTCGTCGTGAAGCTCACGAGATCCAACAGGTCGCTCGGCGGGCGCTTGCGGTTCAACTCGGTGAAATAACTGAACATGCCACCGCCGAGCCTGACGCCGGGAAAGGCCTTGCGGGCCGCGGCGAAGAAATCTCGCGGCGGCGGCGCTGGCGGCCAGGGGCTGCCGGGCAAGGTGCATTTGAGATCCGGCGCGGGCGAAACGAGCACCACGGGGAAAGGCGAGCCGAGCGCCGCCACCTCGCGGCCCAGCACGGCGATCTCTTCTTCATAGTCGTCAACGCTGGCGATGACCGCCTCAAGCCAGGGCTCGGCGCCAATCGCCTTGGCCGCTGCCGCCAGACCCTGCAATGTCTCGCGATCATGGCCCCGCCGGGAATCGTGGAAGCCGACGAGATGCCGGACGCCGATCCGCCCCAGGGTTTCTGCCTCTTCCCGTGTCGCCTCGAGCTCGTCGGGATCAAGCCCCAGCCCGAGCGGCGGAACGACGCCTGCAGCCTCGCCGATAGCAATGGTGATGCCAGTATCGGCCGGCGCAGCCTGCGCCGGCTGTCCGGAGACCTTCAGCCGGACCGCCTGTTCCAGCACCTCGCCTGCCGCGAGCGTATAGGGCCATGGCAAGGCCAATGGACGCACATAGGTCTTGTAGGAGGCATCCGTCCAGTTGCGTTGGTCCTCCATTTCATAGACGTCGCCCTCCATGCGGCAGCTGACGCGGAGGCCCGGCACGGCCTCGTGGGTCAGCGCACGCAGGTTCATCATCGGCTGGACGGGGTCGATGATCTCGGGAAAGCGCCCTTCCTCGACGACACCATCGGCATGCTCGATGGTGACGGGCAGGCCGGAAGCCGCGCTCGGATGCAGCACCACGAAGCCCGTACGATTGGTGAGGAAGGCAGTATCGGCCTCCCCCCTCGCCGCAAAGGCAAGCGTGCCGTCCTCATCGAGCGTTATCTTGGCGGCATAGCTGAAGCTCTGGCGTTCATCCCGGGTCACGGCCTTGTAGGTGACCGTGAGGCCCGCGTCGGTGCCGTTTATGGCGAGATCGGTGATGACCGGGTTGTAGGTGCCCCAGTTGTGATCCCGCACGATGAAAGAGATGGCGCGGACGATCTCGACATCGCCGAAACGGATGTGGCGGAGATTGCCGGCGTCGAGTTCCGCTGTGAGCTTGCCTGCCCTGAGGATGCGCTTCGGAGGCACCGGCTCCTCGGTTCCGAAGAGAATGACGGCAGACGAAGGTGCGGATGTCACCTCGGATGTCATGGCTTGCCCTCTTACCGGCTGGCGCGGCTGCTGACGAGGCGCTCCACGAGGAGCGCCACGATGATGATGGTGCCGATGGCCGAGCCCTGCCAGAAGGGCGATACGCCCATGAGGTTGAGGCCGTTGCGGATCATCACCATGATGAACACGCCGATGAGCGTGCCGATCATCGAGCCGCGTCCGCCGTAGAGGCTGGCGCCGCCGATGACGACGGCGGCGATGGCATCGAGCTCCATGGAATTGCCCATCAGCGGGTCGGCGGACAGGAGTTGGCTGATGGAGAATGTCACCGCTACCGCCGAGAGCGCGCCCGACAGCACGTAGGGCAGCACGGAATAGAACAGCGTGTTGAGGCCCGCCGCCCGCGCCGCCTCCTTGTTCGACCCCACCGCATAGATCGTACGGCCACCCTTGGTATAGGTGAGATAGGCCCAGGCGACGAGATAAAGAACGATCAGAAAAAGGACGTTCGAGGGAATTCCGAGAATATTCGTGTAAACGATATTCTGCATTGCATCGGGAATATTGGAGATCGCCGTCTGGCCCGAGAGGATATAGGCAAGACTTCGGCCGATCGCCATGACGCCGAGCGTTACTACGAAGGCCGCGAGGCCGAAGACGTTGATGAGCAGCCCGGAGACGAGCCCAATGCCGCCCCCGGCGAGAACGGCCACCGCGATCGCCGGCACGATCGGCATCTGCTGGAGCGACAGCCCCAGGATGATGCCCGTAAGTCCCGCGACCGACCCGACCGAGAGATCGATGCCGCCGGTCAGGATCACGAAGGTCATGCCGACCGCGACGATGCCGATCACCACCGACTGGTCGAGCATGTTGAAGATGTTCGATTGTGTAAGGAAGTAAGGCGACAGCAGCGACAGGCAGAGGCCGATGACGAGCGCCAGCCCCAGCATGCGCACTTCAAGCCGCTGCGCCAGGCTTTTGAGGCGGAAACCGCGCGCCGGCCCCGAAGCGGTGATCGATGCCATGGAAGAGGGCTCCTTGCTGGTCACAGTGTGGCCGCCATCGTGTCGATGCGGGCCTTGATCGCCTCGGGCGACGGCAGCGCTATGCGGGGCGACAGCGAGAGACCGACCCAGCCGAGATCATGGCCACGGGAACTTTGCATGGGAACGAGCAGAGTAGTGCGGCTCTTGTCAGCCTCGGCCACGAAGATGGGTTCGCGCTGGCTCAATGCCCGGGGGATCAGCGTATCGGCGAGGCCGCGGGCTTCGCCCGCCCTGAAGCCGGGGTCGAGCGCGGCATCGGTGACGACCATATTCAGGCAGATAAGGTTGTCTTTCTCGATAAGCGCCCAGAAGCCAGCCCCGCCGTGCTCTTGGGCGAGCTGGTTGAGAAGGGCCGTGTTGCGCGCCATCGAGGTGCGCGGCGCGGCGAGCAGCGTCAGCTTCTCCTCGTCGAGCATCGCGCTCGGCAGATCCGCGATGCTGCGGCCGTCG
This portion of the Chelatococcus sp. YT9 genome encodes:
- a CDS encoding ABC transporter permease, whose protein sequence is MASITASGPARGFRLKSLAQRLEVRMLGLALVIGLCLSLLSPYFLTQSNIFNMLDQSVVIGIVAVGMTFVILTGGIDLSVGSVAGLTGIILGLSLQQMPIVPAIAVAVLAGGGIGLVSGLLINVFGLAAFVVTLGVMAIGRSLAYILSGQTAISNIPDAMQNIVYTNILGIPSNVLFLIVLYLVAWAYLTYTKGGRTIYAVGSNKEAARAAGLNTLFYSVLPYVLSGALSAVAVTFSISQLLSADPLMGNSMELDAIAAVVIGGASLYGGRGSMIGTLIGVFIMVMIRNGLNLMGVSPFWQGSAIGTIIIVALLVERLVSSRASR